A portion of the Cellulophaga algicola DSM 14237 genome contains these proteins:
- a CDS encoding calcium/sodium antiporter, with the protein MQNILFIIAGLVLLIFGGSWLLKAAVALSLRLNIPKIVIGMTVVSFATSAPELIVSIKAALDGFPDLAVGNVVGSNIANLGLVLGVTIVLGAMDVKKSFYTTDWPVMMIASLLFFGFIYFDHEIQRYEGIIMVVFLFAFLIYLLRFQKQAVEDEKPEDDILLPNYKTALFLILGGVALWGGSELLIMGAVGLAEFYKVSERVIAVTVISIGTSIPELAASIIAIIKKEKAISLGNLIGSNIFNLLAVLGITSIITPIKVKDLGLLDNDIFWMLGISFLILPMVFFPKRMHLGKWEGIVLLLTYLTFVYFTL; encoded by the coding sequence ATGCAAAATATCCTTTTTATCATTGCTGGTTTGGTGCTTTTAATTTTTGGGGGTAGTTGGCTTCTAAAAGCGGCAGTGGCCTTATCACTTCGGTTAAATATTCCTAAAATTGTAATAGGGATGACTGTGGTTTCTTTTGCAACTTCGGCACCCGAACTTATCGTGAGTATAAAAGCAGCCTTAGATGGTTTTCCAGATTTAGCAGTAGGTAACGTAGTAGGGTCTAATATTGCAAATTTAGGGCTAGTACTAGGGGTGACTATAGTTTTGGGCGCTATGGATGTTAAAAAGAGTTTTTATACTACAGATTGGCCTGTAATGATGATAGCCTCATTATTATTTTTTGGCTTTATTTATTTTGATCATGAGATTCAGCGTTATGAGGGGATTATTATGGTTGTTTTTCTATTTGCTTTTTTAATCTATTTACTGCGTTTTCAAAAACAAGCGGTCGAAGATGAAAAACCTGAGGATGATATTTTATTACCAAATTATAAAACGGCATTATTCTTAATTTTAGGGGGAGTCGCCTTATGGGGAGGTTCAGAATTATTAATTATGGGAGCAGTTGGCTTGGCAGAGTTTTATAAAGTAAGTGAACGTGTAATAGCAGTAACAGTAATTTCAATAGGTACTAGTATACCAGAATTAGCGGCGTCTATTATAGCTATAATAAAAAAGGAAAAAGCAATATCTTTGGGTAATTTAATAGGGTCTAATATTTTTAATTTATTAGCAGTCTTAGGGATAACGTCAATTATAACACCAATTAAAGTCAAAGATTTAGGACTTTTAGATAATGATATTTTCTGGATGTTAGGCATATCGTTTTTAATATTGCCAATGGTATTCTTTCCTAAGCGAATGCATTTAGGAAAATGGGAAGGAATTGTATTGTTGCTTACTTACCTCACTTTTGTTTATTTTACACTATAG
- a CDS encoding AraC family transcriptional regulator translates to MKLTYKQTENRPENSFLARQDRLPCIEQNWHFHKELELIYFIKSTGTRYVGNSIGNFAPGELYLIGSNVPHLFKNHKEYYADKLEDEAVDLVVIKFVPDFLGDGFLDLAESKKIQLLFQRANMGLKFSNAASYLVHNYILGLIGNQGLSRVIGLLQILDILSVGENYKTLCSEVITNTYSKNEKDRMGRVITFLTENFDKKIELEEVAAIAYMTPNAFCRYFKKRTLKSFTQYLNEIRLRHACKLLIEGEMQIATVCYQSGFNTLTNFNRQFKNLMKVTPSEYMEKYNKSLMSN, encoded by the coding sequence ATGAAACTAACCTACAAGCAAACTGAGAATAGACCTGAGAACTCGTTTCTTGCTAGACAAGATAGACTGCCATGTATTGAGCAAAATTGGCATTTTCATAAGGAGTTAGAGCTAATATATTTTATTAAAAGTACAGGTACTAGATATGTAGGCAACTCCATAGGTAATTTTGCTCCAGGTGAGCTATATTTAATCGGTAGCAATGTACCACACCTCTTCAAAAATCATAAAGAATATTACGCAGACAAGCTAGAGGATGAAGCGGTAGATTTGGTTGTGATTAAATTTGTCCCTGATTTTTTAGGGGATGGTTTTTTAGATTTAGCTGAATCAAAAAAAATACAACTCTTATTTCAACGTGCAAATATGGGCTTAAAATTTTCTAACGCAGCTAGTTATTTAGTCCATAACTATATTTTAGGTTTAATAGGAAACCAAGGGCTCTCTAGAGTAATAGGCCTATTGCAAATCTTAGATATTCTATCTGTAGGAGAAAATTATAAAACCTTATGTTCTGAAGTTATTACAAATACCTACAGTAAAAATGAAAAAGATCGAATGGGTAGAGTCATTACTTTTTTAACTGAAAATTTTGATAAGAAAATAGAATTAGAAGAAGTAGCGGCTATCGCCTATATGACTCCTAATGCATTTTGTCGTTATTTTAAAAAACGTACATTAAAATCTTTTACGCAATATTTAAATGAAATTCGGTTAAGACACGCTTGTAAACTTTTGATTGAAGGCGAAATGCAAATAGCAACAGTTTGCTATCAATCTGGCTTTAATACCTTAACCAATTTCAACAGGCAATTTAAAAATCTGATGAAAGTTACCCCTTCCGAATACATGGAAAAATACAATAAAAGTTTAATGAGTAATTAA
- the ypfJ gene encoding KPN_02809 family neutral zinc metallopeptidase, with translation MKWQGRRQSSNVDDQRGRSSSKRGTGGFNPMLLGPLFKLLFSKVGLVIVGVLLLFSFITGNNPLNFIGNLFLGGNSNNQAVSSTPYQGTEKENEQAAFSATILASTEDVWNDILDNYREPTLVIFTGQVTSACGSASSATGPFYCPGDEKLYLDLSFFQDMENKMNAPGDFAQAYVIAHEVGHHIQNLMGTTDKLDKLRGQVSKTEFNKYSVRLELQADFLAGVWANHSQSMTQMMENGDLEEALNAANAIGDDRLQRQSTGKVVPDSFTHGTSEQRMRWFKKGFETGDISQGDTFSATSL, from the coding sequence ATGAAATGGCAAGGCAGACGTCAAAGTTCAAATGTAGACGACCAAAGAGGTAGGTCTAGTTCAAAAAGAGGTACCGGTGGTTTTAATCCCATGTTACTTGGACCATTATTTAAACTTCTATTTTCAAAAGTCGGTCTAGTTATCGTCGGAGTGCTACTTTTATTTTCATTTATTACTGGAAATAATCCATTAAATTTTATTGGTAATTTATTTCTTGGTGGCAATAGTAACAATCAAGCAGTGTCAAGCACACCCTATCAAGGCACTGAGAAAGAAAATGAACAAGCTGCATTCAGTGCTACTATACTTGCCAGTACTGAAGATGTATGGAATGATATTTTGGATAATTATAGAGAGCCAACATTAGTTATTTTCACAGGCCAGGTTACATCTGCCTGCGGCTCTGCTTCTAGTGCCACTGGGCCTTTTTATTGTCCTGGTGACGAGAAATTATATCTTGACCTTAGCTTCTTTCAAGATATGGAAAACAAAATGAATGCCCCTGGAGATTTTGCACAGGCATACGTAATTGCCCATGAAGTTGGCCACCATATTCAAAACCTTATGGGAACAACCGATAAATTAGATAAACTCAGAGGACAAGTAAGCAAAACAGAATTCAATAAATATTCCGTTCGATTAGAGTTACAGGCAGACTTTTTAGCTGGTGTTTGGGCAAACCACTCACAAAGTATGACTCAAATGATGGAAAATGGTGATCTTGAAGAGGCTCTCAATGCCGCCAATGCTATTGGAGATGACCGTTTACAGCGCCAGTCTACAGGAAAGGTAGTCCCAGATTCTTTTACGCATGGAACATCTGAACAACGGATGAGATGGTTTAAGAAAGGGTTTGAAACCGGAGATATTTCTCAGGGAGATACTTTTAGTGCAACCTCTCTTTAG
- a CDS encoding DUF2914 domain-containing protein, translating into MKRTLVKFRNSAFRRYLRKYQKYAPLVFFIGGFIFDSLTLGRIDRLYDLIVLCLHMSSLTVALYLYNLADDGKWKNTVLERYQEYLPLAIQFFFGALSSAYVIYFSRSVSLSKTISFFIILVSLLVANEFLKKQISNKYLQFSLYFFVNFTFFTFMIPVFIKVMNTNIFIISGLLSLLFTILFIFVIYRVSPSTRKEIHIGRILGIVFIMYASINIFYYFRLIPPVPLALANGIVAHNVEVKNHNYVVTYETDESYVFWREHRLKFIHNPGENVYIFTSIFAPTDIEKLISHRWNWYDDTINEWQVIEDIGYDITGGRDAGYRGYTFKNNLKQGLWKVEVITKEELILGVVDFEIIINPTLHPRGLVVKNF; encoded by the coding sequence ATGAAAAGAACATTAGTTAAATTTAGAAATAGCGCTTTTAGGAGATATCTAAGGAAATATCAAAAATATGCTCCTCTTGTATTCTTTATTGGCGGATTTATATTTGATTCTTTAACTCTTGGACGTATTGACAGATTGTATGATTTAATAGTTTTATGCTTACATATGTCATCCTTGACCGTAGCCCTGTATCTCTATAATTTAGCGGACGATGGTAAATGGAAAAACACCGTACTTGAGCGTTATCAGGAATATCTCCCATTAGCTATACAATTCTTTTTCGGTGCGCTTTCCAGTGCATATGTCATTTATTTTTCTCGCAGTGTTTCTCTGTCTAAGACAATTTCATTTTTTATTATTCTGGTTTCATTATTGGTTGCTAATGAATTTTTAAAAAAACAGATTTCCAATAAGTACCTACAATTTAGTCTCTACTTCTTTGTAAACTTTACCTTTTTCACTTTTATGATACCCGTATTCATAAAAGTAATGAATACAAACATTTTTATAATATCGGGTTTACTCAGCTTACTATTTACCATACTATTCATATTCGTCATTTATCGCGTTAGCCCGAGTACTCGTAAAGAAATACATATTGGAAGAATTCTGGGTATTGTATTCATCATGTACGCTTCCATTAATATATTTTATTACTTTAGACTCATTCCTCCCGTACCTCTTGCGTTAGCAAATGGTATTGTAGCACACAATGTTGAAGTGAAAAACCATAATTATGTAGTTACCTACGAAACTGATGAATCGTACGTATTCTGGAGGGAACATAGGCTAAAATTCATTCATAATCCAGGTGAAAATGTATATATTTTTACCTCAATATTTGCTCCAACAGATATTGAAAAGTTAATATCACACCGTTGGAATTGGTATGATGATACGATTAACGAATGGCAAGTGATTGAAGATATAGGCTATGATATTACAGGAGGCAGAGATGCTGGTTATCGCGGCTATACATTTAAAAATAATTTAAAACAAGGATTATGGAAGGTTGAAGTCATTACAAAAGAAGAGCTTATTTTAGGCGTGGTTGACTTTGAAATCATTATTAACCCTACCCTGCACCCAAGGGGCTTAGTCGTAAAAAATTTTTAA
- a CDS encoding glutamine synthetase III family protein, whose amino-acid sequence MSKIRLEAISKSQDRERIPIEEKGRRSELFGVNVFNEERMLQYLTKDALESVQSAIFSGSKIDRKIADQVAESMKSWAITMGATHYTHWFQPLTGATAEKHDAFFDLLPDGRALEKFGGGQLVQQEPDASSFPSGGIRNTFEARGYTAWDPTSAAFIYGTTLCIPTIFVSYTGEALDNKAPLLRALGAVDEAATAVAKYFDKNVSKVNATLGWEQEYFLLDKALAVSRPDIVMTGRTLIGHQAAKGQQLDDHYFGVIPDRVLSFMSDLEKECTKLGIPVKTRHNEVAPNQFELAPVFEEANLAVDHNLLLMDVMDKIADKHHFKVLFHEKPFAGINGSGKHNNWSLATDTGVNLLSPGSTPMKNLQFLTFFINTIKAVDTYEELLRASIASASNDHRLGANEAPPAIFSIFVGTQLSNVLDELEGVSHGKLSPEEKTELKLNVVGKIPEILLDNTDRNRTSPFAFTGNKFEMRGVGAKTNCAKPMTVLNTIVAKQLIDFKKEVDILIDKKSLKKDEAVFNVLREYIKTSKRIRFDGDGYSDEWEKEAERRKLSNNKNTPSALQVLTSKESLDLFRTMKVMSEVEISARKEVELETYIFQLQIEGRMYNELVYSYIIPAAVKYQNELIKNVMGLKDIYGAAHKKLTDGQLSLIEQIAEHIADVKKQSDLMTDARRSANRLKDIDKKAFAYCDTVKPYFNKIRLHCDKLESLMDNNLWPLTKYRELLFQK is encoded by the coding sequence ATGTCTAAAATAAGATTAGAGGCTATTTCTAAAAGCCAAGACCGTGAACGTATTCCTATCGAAGAAAAAGGTAGACGTTCAGAACTTTTCGGTGTGAATGTTTTTAATGAAGAGCGCATGCTTCAGTATTTAACTAAAGATGCGCTTGAAAGTGTGCAAAGTGCAATATTTTCAGGTTCTAAAATAGATCGAAAAATAGCAGATCAGGTAGCAGAATCTATGAAATCTTGGGCTATTACTATGGGTGCTACGCATTATACACATTGGTTTCAGCCTTTGACGGGTGCAACAGCAGAAAAACATGATGCTTTTTTTGATTTATTGCCTGATGGTCGTGCTTTAGAGAAATTTGGAGGCGGGCAATTAGTGCAGCAAGAACCAGATGCGTCTAGTTTTCCGAGCGGAGGAATCCGAAATACATTTGAAGCTAGGGGATATACTGCATGGGATCCTACGTCCGCAGCTTTCATTTATGGGACTACACTGTGTATTCCAACAATATTTGTATCCTATACAGGAGAGGCTTTAGATAATAAGGCTCCTTTATTAAGGGCATTGGGCGCTGTTGATGAGGCGGCAACTGCTGTGGCTAAATATTTTGATAAAAATGTATCTAAAGTAAATGCAACACTTGGCTGGGAACAGGAATATTTTTTATTGGATAAAGCTTTAGCTGTTTCTAGACCAGATATCGTAATGACGGGTAGAACCTTAATAGGACATCAGGCCGCGAAGGGGCAACAATTAGATGATCATTATTTTGGAGTGATTCCAGATCGCGTATTAAGTTTCATGAGCGATTTAGAGAAAGAGTGTACTAAACTAGGTATTCCAGTAAAAACTAGGCATAATGAGGTAGCTCCAAATCAGTTTGAGCTTGCTCCAGTTTTTGAAGAGGCTAATTTAGCAGTAGATCATAATTTACTACTAATGGATGTTATGGATAAAATTGCAGATAAACATCATTTTAAAGTTCTATTTCATGAAAAGCCATTTGCAGGCATAAACGGATCTGGAAAGCATAATAATTGGTCCTTAGCAACAGATACAGGGGTAAACTTATTAAGTCCTGGTTCTACGCCAATGAAAAACCTGCAATTCTTAACCTTCTTTATTAATACTATAAAAGCGGTAGATACCTATGAGGAATTGCTTAGAGCATCTATAGCATCTGCAAGTAATGATCATAGATTAGGAGCAAATGAAGCTCCACCAGCTATATTTTCTATTTTTGTAGGTACCCAGTTAAGCAATGTATTAGATGAGTTAGAAGGAGTTTCTCATGGAAAATTATCACCTGAAGAAAAAACGGAGCTTAAACTAAATGTTGTTGGGAAAATTCCGGAAATCTTATTAGATAATACAGATAGAAATAGAACATCCCCATTTGCTTTTACAGGGAATAAATTTGAAATGCGTGGAGTAGGAGCTAAGACCAATTGCGCTAAACCAATGACAGTATTAAATACTATTGTCGCAAAACAACTGATAGATTTTAAGAAAGAAGTAGATATTCTTATAGATAAAAAGAGTCTCAAAAAAGACGAGGCTGTTTTTAATGTTTTAAGGGAATATATAAAGACATCAAAACGTATTCGTTTTGATGGCGATGGGTATAGCGATGAATGGGAGAAAGAAGCAGAACGTAGAAAATTAAGCAATAATAAAAACACCCCCTCTGCACTTCAGGTTTTAACCTCTAAAGAGAGTTTAGATTTATTCAGGACTATGAAAGTCATGAGTGAGGTAGAAATTTCTGCTCGAAAGGAAGTGGAATTAGAGACTTATATTTTTCAGCTACAAATAGAGGGTAGAATGTATAATGAATTGGTCTATAGTTATATAATTCCTGCTGCTGTAAAGTATCAGAATGAATTGATTAAGAATGTAATGGGACTAAAAGATATTTATGGTGCTGCACATAAAAAATTAACAGACGGTCAATTATCGCTTATAGAACAAATTGCAGAACATATTGCAGATGTTAAAAAGCAATCAGATTTAATGACAGATGCGCGTAGAAGTGCTAATCGATTAAAAGACATTGATAAAAAGGCTTTTGCGTATTGTGATACGGTAAAACCGTACTTTAATAAGATTCGCTTGCATTGTGATAAGCTAGAAAGTCTAATGGATAATAATCTTTGGCCACTAACAAAGTACCGGGAATTATTATTTCAAAAATAA
- a CDS encoding glutamine synthetase beta-grasp domain-containing protein, protein MAKIKLEYIWLDGYFPTQNMRSKTKVEEHEDFKGTIEEIGNWSFDGSSTRQAVGGSSDCLLVPVAIYPDPDRINGYLVMTEVMNPDGTPHVSNGRATIDDEDSDFWFGFEQEYFIMDNKTQLPLGFPIGGYPAPQGMYYCSVGGKNTHGRGLVEKHADLCIEAGLNFEGINQEVASGQWEYQLFAKGAKKAGDEIWISRYLLDRLTEKYGYYIDYHPKPLGKDMDWNGSGMHANFSNEVLRTCGSKEVYATICEAFRPFVKEHIAVYGEFNDQRLTGLHETASINDFSWGVSDRGASIRIPLIAVQKGYKGWLEDRRPASNGDPYKIAARIIKTVKTAKI, encoded by the coding sequence ATGGCCAAAATTAAATTAGAATACATCTGGTTAGATGGGTACTTTCCAACACAAAACATGCGAAGCAAGACAAAAGTTGAAGAGCATGAAGACTTTAAAGGTACAATTGAAGAAATTGGTAATTGGTCTTTTGACGGATCATCTACGAGACAAGCCGTAGGCGGATCTTCTGATTGTTTATTAGTTCCAGTTGCAATTTATCCAGATCCAGACAGAATTAATGGTTACTTAGTTATGACCGAAGTTATGAATCCTGACGGGACACCACACGTTTCTAACGGAAGAGCAACTATAGACGATGAAGATTCTGATTTCTGGTTTGGTTTTGAGCAAGAATATTTTATCATGGATAACAAAACTCAATTACCTTTAGGTTTCCCTATTGGTGGTTACCCTGCTCCACAAGGAATGTACTATTGTTCTGTTGGTGGTAAAAATACGCACGGTAGAGGTTTAGTTGAGAAACATGCTGATTTATGTATTGAAGCTGGTTTAAACTTTGAAGGTATCAATCAAGAAGTTGCTTCTGGACAATGGGAGTATCAATTGTTTGCTAAAGGTGCTAAAAAGGCAGGTGATGAAATCTGGATCTCTAGATACCTATTAGATCGTTTGACAGAAAAATATGGTTACTATATAGATTATCACCCAAAACCATTAGGAAAAGACATGGACTGGAATGGTTCTGGTATGCATGCTAACTTCTCTAACGAGGTTTTAAGAACTTGTGGCAGTAAAGAAGTTTATGCTACAATATGTGAAGCGTTCAGACCATTTGTAAAAGAGCATATTGCTGTTTATGGTGAGTTTAACGACCAACGTTTAACTGGATTACATGAAACTGCATCTATCAATGATTTCTCATGGGGTGTTTCTGATAGAGGAGCCTCTATCCGTATTCCATTAATTGCTGTTCAAAAAGGATATAAAGGATGGTTAGAAGATAGACGTCCTGCTTCAAATGGTGATCCATACAAAATTGCAGCTAGAATTATCAAAACGGTAAAAACCGCTAAGATTTAA
- a CDS encoding GntP family permease, translating to MSATVILVLCIVLLIVAVTILKIHPIPALLVFGLLLGLATGGTVTTVTESLLNGFGNTLKWIGLIIFFGAFLGEILSKSGGAEIIANTLIKLFGTKFLPLSMAVIGFLIGIPVFMDVAYLTLLPTLHVLSKKSGHSILVLGLSLAMSLTVAHALVPPTPGPLAVAAILEVNVGEIIPLNMLIAICAIAGGLIWLKLNKNFLKQTKIQESIEINTKEHQIKGFKRLLPFIALLLPLALMSIGSFFNTENQYIAFIKNPMWALLIGILCALPLLPSKKFSSTVNQYFQNAATKTAIVILITGTGGAFGQVIKDTEIVNSMFANVNATGVMTVIIPFLLSMLFTTITGSITVSLITTASIVAPLIANGTLDPQFTTAAICTGSLGIIHVNSSFFWLFKEVHDVSVSKLLKSFSLLSFVVSLFGGFTVLLAYYFKELL from the coding sequence ATGTCTGCAACAGTTATTCTAGTACTATGTATTGTCTTATTAATTGTAGCCGTTACAATTCTTAAAATTCACCCTATTCCTGCCTTATTAGTTTTTGGTTTATTGCTGGGCTTAGCTACTGGCGGTACCGTAACCACAGTCACAGAAAGTCTTTTAAATGGTTTTGGGAATACGTTAAAATGGATAGGCCTAATCATTTTCTTTGGAGCTTTTTTAGGTGAAATACTCTCCAAATCTGGGGGTGCAGAAATTATCGCTAATACCCTTATTAAATTATTTGGAACAAAATTCCTACCGTTAAGCATGGCAGTAATAGGTTTTTTAATTGGAATTCCTGTTTTTATGGATGTCGCTTACCTAACCTTATTGCCTACGCTTCATGTATTATCCAAAAAATCTGGTCATTCCATATTAGTGTTGGGTCTTTCATTAGCCATGAGTTTAACTGTTGCCCATGCGCTAGTCCCCCCCACTCCAGGCCCTTTAGCTGTCGCGGCTATATTAGAAGTAAATGTTGGTGAAATTATACCCTTAAATATGCTAATTGCTATTTGCGCTATTGCGGGAGGTTTAATCTGGTTAAAACTAAACAAGAATTTTTTAAAACAAACAAAAATTCAAGAGTCTATTGAAATTAACACTAAGGAACATCAAATTAAGGGCTTTAAGAGATTACTCCCTTTTATAGCACTTTTACTTCCTTTGGCTTTGATGTCTATTGGCTCTTTTTTTAATACCGAAAATCAATATATTGCTTTTATTAAAAACCCTATGTGGGCATTATTAATAGGTATTCTATGCGCACTTCCCCTTTTACCTTCAAAAAAATTTAGTAGTACTGTAAATCAATATTTTCAAAATGCTGCTACAAAAACTGCCATTGTAATCTTAATAACAGGTACAGGAGGCGCTTTCGGACAAGTAATAAAAGATACTGAAATAGTAAATTCTATGTTTGCTAATGTTAATGCTACTGGAGTTATGACAGTAATAATTCCTTTTCTCTTGAGCATGTTATTTACTACAATTACCGGTTCTATTACTGTTTCATTGATCACTACGGCATCAATTGTAGCCCCATTAATAGCTAATGGCACACTCGACCCACAGTTTACTACTGCAGCTATCTGCACAGGATCATTAGGCATAATTCACGTAAATAGCAGCTTCTTTTGGCTCTTTAAGGAAGTACATGATGTGTCGGTTAGTAAACTTCTAAAATCCTTTAGCCTACTCTCTTTTGTCGTATCTCTATTTGGCGGATTTACAGTACTATTGGCATACTATTTTAAAGAATTACTCTAA
- a CDS encoding helix-turn-helix transcriptional regulator — MSKNNSILLPKLERLLEEMGEQIRLARLRRTLSADQVAERAGTSRRTLYSIEKGKSSVGIGIYLKVLNVLGLEKDVLNIAKDDVLGRKLQDIGLTTKERAPKRN; from the coding sequence ATGTCTAAAAACAATTCAATACTCCTACCAAAACTAGAGCGCTTGCTAGAAGAAATGGGAGAGCAAATAAGGTTAGCACGTCTAAGAAGAACGTTAAGTGCAGATCAAGTTGCAGAACGAGCAGGTACGAGCAGAAGAACATTATATTCGATAGAGAAAGGGAAAAGTTCTGTTGGTATTGGTATTTACCTTAAAGTATTAAACGTACTCGGATTAGAAAAAGATGTTTTAAATATTGCAAAGGATGATGTTCTTGGTCGAAAATTACAAGACATAGGGTTAACCACTAAAGAACGTGCTCCAAAAAGAAACTAA
- a CDS encoding type II toxin-antitoxin system HipA family toxin, with translation MKRTIYVYADWLEFDSPVLIGELYSETLRGKEVFSFTYHKDWLQSDYAYQLDPDLGLFEGIQYLSDEKSNFGLFLDSSPDRWGRVLMKRREAAFARKEERKIDKLFETDFLLGVFDDHKMGALRFKLDKKDSFLNDNKELASPPWTSIRELEQISLRLEDDSSLDDPDYLKWLQMLISPGSSLGGARPKASVLDNKGNLWIAKFPSKNDGDDIGAWEMVTYQLAIQSGIEMAESKAEKFSSNQHTFLTKRFDRTINGKRIHFASAMTLLGYTDGTDASTGVSYLELVDFITKHGANTENDLKQLWRRIVFSICVSNTDDHLRNHGFLLTDKGWILSPAYDINPVETGMGLKLNISEDDNALDLDLALEVAPYFRLEKEDAKIIIDEILAVISQWKKYATKFGISRLEQERKAEAFFK, from the coding sequence ATGAAAAGGACAATATATGTTTATGCCGATTGGTTAGAATTTGATTCTCCTGTATTAATAGGTGAATTGTATTCAGAGACTTTAAGAGGCAAAGAGGTGTTTTCTTTTACTTATCATAAAGATTGGTTGCAATCTGATTATGCATATCAATTAGATCCAGATTTGGGTCTGTTTGAGGGTATACAATATTTGAGTGATGAAAAATCAAATTTTGGATTGTTTTTAGATTCTTCTCCTGACCGTTGGGGTAGAGTGCTAATGAAAAGAAGAGAAGCTGCATTTGCTAGGAAAGAAGAAAGAAAAATTGATAAATTATTTGAAACTGATTTCTTATTAGGTGTTTTTGATGATCATAAGATGGGTGCTTTACGTTTTAAACTTGATAAGAAAGATTCTTTTTTAAATGATAATAAAGAATTAGCAAGTCCACCTTGGACATCTATTAGAGAACTAGAGCAAATAAGTTTACGCTTAGAAGATGATAGTAGTTTAGATGATCCTGATTATCTAAAATGGTTACAAATGTTAATTTCTCCTGGTTCTTCTTTAGGAGGTGCAAGACCAAAGGCAAGTGTTTTAGATAACAAAGGTAATTTATGGATTGCTAAATTTCCAAGTAAAAATGATGGTGACGATATTGGTGCATGGGAAATGGTAACCTACCAATTAGCCATTCAATCTGGTATTGAAATGGCGGAGTCTAAGGCTGAAAAATTTAGCAGTAATCAACATACCTTTTTAACGAAACGTTTTGATAGGACAATTAATGGTAAAAGGATTCATTTTGCATCTGCAATGACATTATTAGGCTATACGGATGGTACAGATGCATCAACCGGTGTTAGTTATTTAGAATTAGTAGATTTTATTACAAAACATGGTGCAAACACTGAAAATGATTTAAAACAATTATGGAGAAGAATTGTTTTTAGTATTTGTGTTTCTAATACAGATGACCACTTAAGAAACCATGGTTTTTTATTGACCGATAAAGGCTGGATTTTATCACCTGCCTATGATATAAACCCCGTTGAAACAGGTATGGGTTTAAAATTAAATATTTCTGAGGATGATAATGCTTTGGATCTTGATCTTGCTTTGGAAGTTGCTCCTTATTTTAGGCTAGAAAAAGAGGATGCGAAAATTATAATTGATGAAATTTTAGCTGTTATTTCTCAATGGAAAAAATATGCCACTAAATTTGGAATTTCTCGATTGGAACAAGAGCGCAAGGCGGAAGCTTTTTTCAAATAA